A single genomic interval of Pectinophora gossypiella chromosome 22, ilPecGoss1.1, whole genome shotgun sequence harbors:
- the LOC126377031 gene encoding uncharacterized protein LOC126377031: protein MLSKFHKNAVLTGYIDSYCLACESHLRSEEDINVHIAKPIHLKNLEATSFLEKYKDDYVRKVKKGYYCEFCNLLLSTAAKVGLHVVEEKHVNNKGALLLRRFGNVILAFDYVLISERAWHGLIDETCAVCNNEFDDENIHKTESTHILNLVQSKVEFGVDKTTYRKIDNSSFQCLTCNMVLSLNSITTHFQEEGHKTIYQACHQAYLELDLKVASEAQVEKPKAIEPITSVPKATKKPEPKAETKAAPKVEKQTEEKTIKKTEQEVKKQEPAKKTATTEVPKKESSEAKKKKKPKLDKITRELDEEICNTLDARDYITRDEKGQQWCLLCDWTMDSVVINNHVNGRHHQTMLKLHNERIQNQSNNRDDSPQIDETEKKVEEKINKEEQEDREKILDSVSRFQKNDVNINFVTGTAMCKKCSKNVDFVYKSIEAHIEEHMNNAAKKETVKPTAETNNKPTNVKTTSSTAKSQPTKNDEEKAEPRATPREEQEEIEKLAKEYDFTYSKESNKVYCKICASRIPPSLANMKQHANGASHKNKAAKVLGNKHNKPVIDKRPMKEVIKNIVCIENAFMKDVIINEILCINYLSFLMITCIGQVRCQVCEANLQGEQIHAHVQSPNHSRAMSETPVILSYESEFIREVRPSVYHCGFCNVVESKEGMYLHLCSTMHREAKTSSSWRLQQYQPELALHERRQQLEMYMLMRMLAEIL from the exons GTCAAGAAGGGGTATTACTGCGAATTCTGCAACCTTTTGCTGTCAACGGCTGCCAAAGTCGGTCTACACGTTGTTGAAGAAAAACATGTGAACAATAAAGGAGCGCTATTGTTGAGACGCTTTGGGAACGTCATCCTGGCGTTTGACTATGTCCTGATCAGCGAGAGGGCCTGGCATGGTCTAATAGACGAAACATGTGCTGTTTGTAACAATGAGTTTGATGATGAAAACATCCACAAAACAGAATCGACGCATATATTAAATTTGGTGCAAAGTAAAGTCGAGTTTGGAGTTGACAAAACCACTTATCGAAAG ATTGACAACAGTTCATTCCAATGTCTTACTTGCAACATGGTACTCAGTCTGAATTCAATAACAACACACTTTCAAGAGGAAGGACATAAAACCATTTACCAGGCGTGTCATCAAGCTTATCTTGAATTGGACTTAAAGGTCGCTTCAGAGGCACAGGTGGAAAAACCTAAAGCAATAGAACCTATAACAAGCGTTCCTAAAGCAACCAAAAAACCAGAACCAAAAGCCGAAACAAAAGCTGCACCAAAAGTTGAAAAACAGACAGAAGagaaaactattaaaaaaacagAACAAGAAGTTAAAAAACAGGAACCTGCCAAAAAGACTGCTACTACAGAAGTGCCTAAGAAGGAAAGTTCCGAagcaaaaaagaagaagaagcctaAACTGGACAAAATCACAAGAGAACTTGACGAAGAGATTTGCAACACCTTAGATGCACGGGATTACATTACTCGTGACGAAAAAGGACAGCAATGGTGTCTGCTTTGCGACTGGACGATGGACTCAGTCGTCATCAACAACCATGTCAATGGGAGACATCACCAGACCATGCTCAAACTTCACAACGAGCGAATTCAAAACCAAAGCAATAATCGAGATGATTCCCCACAAATTGATGAGACTGAAAAGAAGGTtgaggaaaaaattaataaagagGAACAGGAAGACAGAGAGAAAATATTGGATTCCGTATCCAGATTCCAGAAGAATGATGTAAACATAAACTTTGTGACAGGGACAGCAATGTGCAAGAAATGCTCGAAGAATGTAGATTTCGTCTACAAATCTATCGAGGCACACATTGAAGAGCATATGAATAATGCTGCTAAAAAAGAAACTGTGAAACCGACAGCTGAGACTAACAACAAGCCAACGAATGTTAAAACGACTTCCTCAACAGCAAAGTCGCAACCAACCAAAAACGATGAAGAAAAGGCGGAACCGCGGGCCACCCCTCGAGAAGAGCAGGAAGAGATTGAAAAACTCGCAAAGGAATATGACTTCACTTATAGTAAGGAGAGCAACAAAGTCTACTGCAAAATCTGTGCGTCTCGAATCCCGCCTTCTCTGGCGAACATGAAACAACACGCCAACGGGGCATCACACAAGAATAAAGCGGCCAAGGTCTTGGGGAACAAACACAACAAACCAGTCATTGACAAGCGCCCGATGAAAGAAGTGATCAAAAACATTGTCTGTATTGAAAATGCTTTTATGAAGGACGTGATTATAAACGAAATATTGTGTATAAACTACTTGAGCTTCTTGATGATAACTTGCATTGGCCAGGTGAGGTGTCAGGTGTGTGAGGCGAACTTGCAGGGTGAACAGATACATGCGCACGTTCAATCGCCGAACCACTCAAGGGCGATGTCTGAAACGCCAGTCATCCTGTCCTACGAGTCGGAATTTATACGCGAG GTCCGTCCAAGCGTATACCACTGTGGGTTCTGCAACGTCGTGGAGAGTAAAGAGGGCATGTATCTGCACTTGTGCAGCACCATGCACCGCGAGGCCAAGACGTCGAGCAGCTGGCGCCTGCAGCAGTACCAGCCCGAGCTGGCGCTGCATGAGCGGCGGCAGCAGCTCGAGATGTATATGCTCATGAGAATGTTAGCTGAGATCTTATAA